Proteins from one Setaria italica strain Yugu1 chromosome V, Setaria_italica_v2.0, whole genome shotgun sequence genomic window:
- the LOC101781370 gene encoding receptor-like serine/threonine-protein kinase ALE2 isoform X4 — MVPEVLLSITSWHPQNNLDNALHPSPVQDQRFERVGPAVPPVSTASPPLPIGKQMKRSAVSTETAVHPANHGKNHGIPVAAPSKGGHHHSMPVNNTHGKTHGPPVVAPAKRKHHHAPANGEGPGISPSKSPIAHRNRHGNPVVAPPKEHSSHLPSPNRRHHKGHGNSGLHHSPAPAPVHLPPSKGRGQGNYAYAPHHPHQYHSPSYSPGPALPPVHPPETPVFKKPKALAPTPNQPLLSPPTNLYCTASCQDPLTNSPPGTTCLCVLPIKVELRFGIALYTFFTLVAEFAQDIASGVLMNQSQVRVMGANAAPDDPEKTIVFIDLVPLEPKFDNTTALLVFERFWHKKVIINPMHFGKYDVLYVQYEGLPPSPPASMNNGLSNVNGQTFHPLAADVVNHGERKGRGIIVIIILSSVFAFILCAGAALVVYFKLRNHSHLTEASLVPTKPAGPGSAMAGNRLESRPISASPSFSSSLVAYKGSAKAFSLVEMERATQVFDESRIIGEGGFGRVYEGILEDGERVAIKVLKRDDQQGTREFLAEVEMLSRLHHRNLVKLIGICTEGHSRCLVYELVPNGSVESHLHGSDKGASRLDWDARLKIALGAARALAYLHEDSSPRVIHRDFKSSNILLEHDFTPKVSDFGLARTALGEGNEHISTRVMGTFGYVAPEYAMTGHLLVKSDVYSYGVVLLELLTGRKPVDMSRPPGQENLVAWASSLLTSRDGLESIIDPSLGSSIAFDSIAKVAAIASMCVQPEVDQRPFMGEVVQALKLVCNEGSEFNGSTSFSQDLHIQDVEIMSRASMDMDVDPALSAELFTSSARYDAIDASGSFRRYSSSGPLRVGRAGHNKERGLSTGSSSEHVGLQRSRIDSE; from the exons ATGGTGCCGGAG GTTCTTCTATCCATAACGAGTTGGCATCCACAAAATAACTTGGATAATGCGCTTCATCCATCTCCAGTACAAGATCAAAGATTCGAACGCGTAG GACCTGCTGTTCCCCCAGTATCAACAGCTTCACCACCATTGCCTATTGGGAAACAAATGAAAA GATCGGCAGTTTCTACAGAAACAGCAGTTCATCCAGCTAACCATGGTAAGAACCATGGAATTCCAGTTGCAGCGCCTTCAAAAGGAGGTCATCACCATTCCATGCCTGTGAACAATACACATGGAAAAACCCATGGACCTCCAGTGGTGGCACCAGCAAAGAGAAAGCATCACCATGCGCCTGCAAATGGGGAAG GACCTGGTATTTCTCCCTCAAAGTCTCCCATCGCCCATAGGAATAGACATGGTAATCCAGTTGTTGCACCACCAAAGGAACACTCCAGCCATTTACCATCTCCAAATCGTAGACACCACAAAG GCCATGGAAATTCTGGTTTACATCATAGTCCTGCACCTGCACCTGTGCATTTGCCTCCATCAAAAGGAAGGGGACAAGGCAATTACGCTTATGCTCCACACCATCCCCATCAATACCATTCGCCATCATATTCTCCAG GACCTGCTCTACCGCCTGTGCATCCACCTGAAACTCCTGTGTTTAAGAAGCCCAAGGCTTTGGCACCAACGCCTAATCAACCGCTTCTATCTCCACCAACAAATTTAT ATTGCACGGCTTCCTGTCAAGATCCTCTGACCAATAGTCCTCCAGGAACAACATGCCTCTGTGTGTTGCCAATAAAAGTTGAGCTTCGCTTTGGTATAGCACTGTACACGTTCTTCACACTGGTTGCAGAGTTTGCACAAGATATTGCATCTGGAGTGCTCATGAATCAAAGTCAAGTTCGTGTTATGGGAGCAAATGCTGCACCTGATGACCCTGAGAAGACAATTGTCTTTATTGATCTTGTGCCACTGGAACCAAAATTTGACAATACGACAGCACTTTTAGTATTTGAAAGGTTTTGGCATAAGAAGGTCATCATAAACCCTATGCATTTTGGAAAGTATGACGTGTTGTATGTTCAATACGAAG GTCTTCCCCCATCACCACCAGCAAGCATGAACAACGGTCTTAGCAATGTAAATGGTCAAACGTTTCATCCGCTTGCTGCTGATGTGGTAAATCATGGAGAAAGAAAAGGCAGGGGCATAATTGTTATAATTATTCTATCAAGTGTTTTTGCTTTTATTTTATGTGCTGGAGCTGCACTGGTGGTTTATTTCAAGCTTAGAAACCACAGCCATTTAACTGAAGCATCACTTGTGCCAACAAAACCTGCAG GTCCTGGTTCTGCGATGGCCGGGAACAGGTTAGAAAGTAGACCTATTTCGGCTTCCCCGTCCTTCAGCTCAAGCTTGGTGGCATACAAAGGATCTGCCAAAGCCTTTAGCCTGGTTGAGATGGAGAGAGCTACACAGGTATTTGATGAGTCCAGAATTATTGGTGAGGGTGGTTTTGGGCGTGTCTATGAAGGTATTCTTGAGGATGGAGAACGGGTTGCTATCAAGGTTCTTAAGCGGGATGACCAGCAAGGTACCCGGGAATTTTTGGCTGAGGTTGAGATGCTTAGCCGATTGCACCATAGGAACTTGGTTAAGCTGATAGGCATATGCACAGAGGGGCATAGCCGATGTTTGGTATATGAGCTTGTTCCGAATGGCAGTGTCGAATCTCACTTGCATG GATCAGATAAGGGGGCTTCTCGGCTTGATTGGGACGCTAGACTCAAAATTGCACTTGGTGCAGCACGTGCACTTGCGTATTTGCATGAAGATTCAAGTCCACGTGTCATACACCGCGACTTCAAGTCAAGTAACATCTTATTGGAGCATGACTTCACCCCAAAGGTGTCAGATTTTGGCCTAGCGAGGACAGCTTTGGGTGAGGGAAATGAGCATATTTCAACTCGTGTTATGGGAACTTTTGG GTATGTTGCTCCTGAATATGCGATGACCGGGCATCTTCTAGTAAAGAGTGATGTTTACAGCTACGGTGTTGTTCTTCTTGAGCTTCTTACAGGGAGGAAACCGGTAGATATGTCAAGACCTCCTGGACAAGAGAACTTAGTCGCATGGGCTAGTTCTCTTCTCACAAGCAGGGATGGTCTGGAATCAATCATAGATCCTTCACTTGGGAGCAGCATTGCATTTGACAGTATCGCAAAAGTAGCAGCCATTGCTTCTATGTGCGTTCAGCCTGAGGTGGATCAGCGCCCATTCATGGGGGAAGTGGTTCAAGCTCTGAAGTTGGTATGCAATGAAGGAAGTGAGTTCAACGGATCCACAAGCTTTAGCCAAGATTTGCATATCCAGGATGTTGAGATCATGAGCAGAGCAAGTATGGATATGGACGTTGATCCAGCGCTATCTGCCGAGCTCTTCACTTCATCAGCACGTTATGATGCTATAGATGCCTCGGGTTCTTTTCGAAGATATTCAAGTTCAGGTCCTCTAAGAGTAGGGAGAGCTGGACATAATAAAGAGAGGGGACTGTCAACAGGCAGCTCAAGTGAACACGTTGGGCTACAAAGATCTAGGATTGATTCAGAGTAG
- the LOC101781370 gene encoding receptor-like serine/threonine-protein kinase ALE2 isoform X7, whose translation MKRSAVSTETAVHPANHGKNHGIPVAAPSKGGHHHSMPVNNTHGKTHGPPVVAPAKRKHHHAPANGEGPGISPSKSPIAHRNRHGNPVVAPPKEHSSHLPSPNRRHHKGHGNSGLHHSPAPAPVHLPPSKGRGQGNYAYAPHHPHQYHSPSYSPGPALPPVHPPETPVFKKPKALAPTPNQPLLSPPTNLYCTASCQDPLTNSPPGTTCLCVLPIKVELRFGIALYTFFTLVAEFAQDIASGVLMNQSQVRVMGANAAPDDPEKTIVFIDLVPLEPKFDNTTALLVFERFWHKKVIINPMHFGKYDVLYVQYEGLPPSPPASMNNGLSNVNGQTFHPLAADVVNHGERKGRGIIVIIILSSVFAFILCAGAALVVYFKLRNHSHLTEASLVPTKPAGPGSAMAGNRLESRPISASPSFSSSLVAYKGSAKAFSLVEMERATQVFDESRIIGEGGFGRVYEGILEDGERVAIKVLKRDDQQGTREFLAEVEMLSRLHHRNLVKLIGICTEGHSRCLVYELVPNGSVESHLHGSDKGASRLDWDARLKIALGAARALAYLHEDSSPRVIHRDFKSSNILLEHDFTPKVSDFGLARTALGEGNEHISTRVMGTFGYVAPEYAMTGHLLVKSDVYSYGVVLLELLTGRKPVDMSRPPGQENLVAWASSLLTSRDGLESIIDPSLGSSIAFDSIAKVAAIASMCVQPEVDQRPFMGEVVQALKLVCNEGSEFNGSTSFSQDLHIQDVEIMSRASMDMDVDPALSAELFTSSARYDAIDASGSFRRYSSSGPLRVGRAGHNKERGLSTGSSSEHVGLQRSRIDSE comes from the exons ATGAAAA GATCGGCAGTTTCTACAGAAACAGCAGTTCATCCAGCTAACCATGGTAAGAACCATGGAATTCCAGTTGCAGCGCCTTCAAAAGGAGGTCATCACCATTCCATGCCTGTGAACAATACACATGGAAAAACCCATGGACCTCCAGTGGTGGCACCAGCAAAGAGAAAGCATCACCATGCGCCTGCAAATGGGGAAG GACCTGGTATTTCTCCCTCAAAGTCTCCCATCGCCCATAGGAATAGACATGGTAATCCAGTTGTTGCACCACCAAAGGAACACTCCAGCCATTTACCATCTCCAAATCGTAGACACCACAAAG GCCATGGAAATTCTGGTTTACATCATAGTCCTGCACCTGCACCTGTGCATTTGCCTCCATCAAAAGGAAGGGGACAAGGCAATTACGCTTATGCTCCACACCATCCCCATCAATACCATTCGCCATCATATTCTCCAG GACCTGCTCTACCGCCTGTGCATCCACCTGAAACTCCTGTGTTTAAGAAGCCCAAGGCTTTGGCACCAACGCCTAATCAACCGCTTCTATCTCCACCAACAAATTTAT ATTGCACGGCTTCCTGTCAAGATCCTCTGACCAATAGTCCTCCAGGAACAACATGCCTCTGTGTGTTGCCAATAAAAGTTGAGCTTCGCTTTGGTATAGCACTGTACACGTTCTTCACACTGGTTGCAGAGTTTGCACAAGATATTGCATCTGGAGTGCTCATGAATCAAAGTCAAGTTCGTGTTATGGGAGCAAATGCTGCACCTGATGACCCTGAGAAGACAATTGTCTTTATTGATCTTGTGCCACTGGAACCAAAATTTGACAATACGACAGCACTTTTAGTATTTGAAAGGTTTTGGCATAAGAAGGTCATCATAAACCCTATGCATTTTGGAAAGTATGACGTGTTGTATGTTCAATACGAAG GTCTTCCCCCATCACCACCAGCAAGCATGAACAACGGTCTTAGCAATGTAAATGGTCAAACGTTTCATCCGCTTGCTGCTGATGTGGTAAATCATGGAGAAAGAAAAGGCAGGGGCATAATTGTTATAATTATTCTATCAAGTGTTTTTGCTTTTATTTTATGTGCTGGAGCTGCACTGGTGGTTTATTTCAAGCTTAGAAACCACAGCCATTTAACTGAAGCATCACTTGTGCCAACAAAACCTGCAG GTCCTGGTTCTGCGATGGCCGGGAACAGGTTAGAAAGTAGACCTATTTCGGCTTCCCCGTCCTTCAGCTCAAGCTTGGTGGCATACAAAGGATCTGCCAAAGCCTTTAGCCTGGTTGAGATGGAGAGAGCTACACAGGTATTTGATGAGTCCAGAATTATTGGTGAGGGTGGTTTTGGGCGTGTCTATGAAGGTATTCTTGAGGATGGAGAACGGGTTGCTATCAAGGTTCTTAAGCGGGATGACCAGCAAGGTACCCGGGAATTTTTGGCTGAGGTTGAGATGCTTAGCCGATTGCACCATAGGAACTTGGTTAAGCTGATAGGCATATGCACAGAGGGGCATAGCCGATGTTTGGTATATGAGCTTGTTCCGAATGGCAGTGTCGAATCTCACTTGCATG GATCAGATAAGGGGGCTTCTCGGCTTGATTGGGACGCTAGACTCAAAATTGCACTTGGTGCAGCACGTGCACTTGCGTATTTGCATGAAGATTCAAGTCCACGTGTCATACACCGCGACTTCAAGTCAAGTAACATCTTATTGGAGCATGACTTCACCCCAAAGGTGTCAGATTTTGGCCTAGCGAGGACAGCTTTGGGTGAGGGAAATGAGCATATTTCAACTCGTGTTATGGGAACTTTTGG GTATGTTGCTCCTGAATATGCGATGACCGGGCATCTTCTAGTAAAGAGTGATGTTTACAGCTACGGTGTTGTTCTTCTTGAGCTTCTTACAGGGAGGAAACCGGTAGATATGTCAAGACCTCCTGGACAAGAGAACTTAGTCGCATGGGCTAGTTCTCTTCTCACAAGCAGGGATGGTCTGGAATCAATCATAGATCCTTCACTTGGGAGCAGCATTGCATTTGACAGTATCGCAAAAGTAGCAGCCATTGCTTCTATGTGCGTTCAGCCTGAGGTGGATCAGCGCCCATTCATGGGGGAAGTGGTTCAAGCTCTGAAGTTGGTATGCAATGAAGGAAGTGAGTTCAACGGATCCACAAGCTTTAGCCAAGATTTGCATATCCAGGATGTTGAGATCATGAGCAGAGCAAGTATGGATATGGACGTTGATCCAGCGCTATCTGCCGAGCTCTTCACTTCATCAGCACGTTATGATGCTATAGATGCCTCGGGTTCTTTTCGAAGATATTCAAGTTCAGGTCCTCTAAGAGTAGGGAGAGCTGGACATAATAAAGAGAGGGGACTGTCAACAGGCAGCTCAAGTGAACACGTTGGGCTACAAAGATCTAGGATTGATTCAGAGTAG
- the LOC101781370 gene encoding receptor-like serine/threonine-protein kinase ALE2 isoform X1, which yields MGRLGGGRGGGGGGLGSCGGGCALLAAALVVSALVIHGAGGLKQSHAPAVARKVLLSITSWHPQNNLDNALHPSPVQDQRFERVGPAVPPVSTASPPLPIGKQMKRSAVSTETAVHPANHGKNHGIPVAAPSKGGHHHSMPVNNTHGKTHGPPVVAPAKRKHHHAPANGEGPGISPSKSPIAHRNRHGNPVVAPPKEHSSHLPSPNRRHHKGHGNSGLHHSPAPAPVHLPPSKGRGQGNYAYAPHHPHQYHSPSYSPGPALPPVHPPETPVFKKPKALAPTPNQPLLSPPTNLYCTASCQDPLTNSPPGTTCLCVLPIKVELRFGIALYTFFTLVAEFAQDIASGVLMNQSQVRVMGANAAPDDPEKTIVFIDLVPLEPKFDNTTALLVFERFWHKKVIINPMHFGKYDVLYVQYEGLPPSPPASMNNGLSNVNGQTFHPLAADVVNHGERKGRGIIVIIILSSVFAFILCAGAALVVYFKLRNHSHLTEASLVPTKPAGPGSAMAGNRLESRPISASPSFSSSLVAYKGSAKAFSLVEMERATQVFDESRIIGEGGFGRVYEGILEDGERVAIKVLKRDDQQGTREFLAEVEMLSRLHHRNLVKLIGICTEGHSRCLVYELVPNGSVESHLHGSDKGASRLDWDARLKIALGAARALAYLHEDSSPRVIHRDFKSSNILLEHDFTPKVSDFGLARTALGEGNEHISTRVMGTFGYVAPEYAMTGHLLVKSDVYSYGVVLLELLTGRKPVDMSRPPGQENLVAWASSLLTSRDGLESIIDPSLGSSIAFDSIAKVAAIASMCVQPEVDQRPFMGEVVQALKLVCNEGSEFNGSTSFSQDLHIQDVEIMSRASMDMDVDPALSAELFTSSARYDAIDASGSFRRYSSSGPLRVGRAGHNKERGLSTGSSSEHVGLQRSRIDSE from the exons ATGGGGAGgctcggaggaggaagaggaggaggagggggaggtctgggcagctgcggcggcggctgtgctctcctcgccgccgccttggtAGTCTCCGCGCTCGTGATTCATGGTGCCGGAG gatTGAAGCAATCTCATGCACCTGCTGTTGCTCGCAAGGTTCTTCTATCCATAACGAGTTGGCATCCACAAAATAACTTGGATAATGCGCTTCATCCATCTCCAGTACAAGATCAAAGATTCGAACGCGTAG GACCTGCTGTTCCCCCAGTATCAACAGCTTCACCACCATTGCCTATTGGGAAACAAATGAAAA GATCGGCAGTTTCTACAGAAACAGCAGTTCATCCAGCTAACCATGGTAAGAACCATGGAATTCCAGTTGCAGCGCCTTCAAAAGGAGGTCATCACCATTCCATGCCTGTGAACAATACACATGGAAAAACCCATGGACCTCCAGTGGTGGCACCAGCAAAGAGAAAGCATCACCATGCGCCTGCAAATGGGGAAG GACCTGGTATTTCTCCCTCAAAGTCTCCCATCGCCCATAGGAATAGACATGGTAATCCAGTTGTTGCACCACCAAAGGAACACTCCAGCCATTTACCATCTCCAAATCGTAGACACCACAAAG GCCATGGAAATTCTGGTTTACATCATAGTCCTGCACCTGCACCTGTGCATTTGCCTCCATCAAAAGGAAGGGGACAAGGCAATTACGCTTATGCTCCACACCATCCCCATCAATACCATTCGCCATCATATTCTCCAG GACCTGCTCTACCGCCTGTGCATCCACCTGAAACTCCTGTGTTTAAGAAGCCCAAGGCTTTGGCACCAACGCCTAATCAACCGCTTCTATCTCCACCAACAAATTTAT ATTGCACGGCTTCCTGTCAAGATCCTCTGACCAATAGTCCTCCAGGAACAACATGCCTCTGTGTGTTGCCAATAAAAGTTGAGCTTCGCTTTGGTATAGCACTGTACACGTTCTTCACACTGGTTGCAGAGTTTGCACAAGATATTGCATCTGGAGTGCTCATGAATCAAAGTCAAGTTCGTGTTATGGGAGCAAATGCTGCACCTGATGACCCTGAGAAGACAATTGTCTTTATTGATCTTGTGCCACTGGAACCAAAATTTGACAATACGACAGCACTTTTAGTATTTGAAAGGTTTTGGCATAAGAAGGTCATCATAAACCCTATGCATTTTGGAAAGTATGACGTGTTGTATGTTCAATACGAAG GTCTTCCCCCATCACCACCAGCAAGCATGAACAACGGTCTTAGCAATGTAAATGGTCAAACGTTTCATCCGCTTGCTGCTGATGTGGTAAATCATGGAGAAAGAAAAGGCAGGGGCATAATTGTTATAATTATTCTATCAAGTGTTTTTGCTTTTATTTTATGTGCTGGAGCTGCACTGGTGGTTTATTTCAAGCTTAGAAACCACAGCCATTTAACTGAAGCATCACTTGTGCCAACAAAACCTGCAG GTCCTGGTTCTGCGATGGCCGGGAACAGGTTAGAAAGTAGACCTATTTCGGCTTCCCCGTCCTTCAGCTCAAGCTTGGTGGCATACAAAGGATCTGCCAAAGCCTTTAGCCTGGTTGAGATGGAGAGAGCTACACAGGTATTTGATGAGTCCAGAATTATTGGTGAGGGTGGTTTTGGGCGTGTCTATGAAGGTATTCTTGAGGATGGAGAACGGGTTGCTATCAAGGTTCTTAAGCGGGATGACCAGCAAGGTACCCGGGAATTTTTGGCTGAGGTTGAGATGCTTAGCCGATTGCACCATAGGAACTTGGTTAAGCTGATAGGCATATGCACAGAGGGGCATAGCCGATGTTTGGTATATGAGCTTGTTCCGAATGGCAGTGTCGAATCTCACTTGCATG GATCAGATAAGGGGGCTTCTCGGCTTGATTGGGACGCTAGACTCAAAATTGCACTTGGTGCAGCACGTGCACTTGCGTATTTGCATGAAGATTCAAGTCCACGTGTCATACACCGCGACTTCAAGTCAAGTAACATCTTATTGGAGCATGACTTCACCCCAAAGGTGTCAGATTTTGGCCTAGCGAGGACAGCTTTGGGTGAGGGAAATGAGCATATTTCAACTCGTGTTATGGGAACTTTTGG GTATGTTGCTCCTGAATATGCGATGACCGGGCATCTTCTAGTAAAGAGTGATGTTTACAGCTACGGTGTTGTTCTTCTTGAGCTTCTTACAGGGAGGAAACCGGTAGATATGTCAAGACCTCCTGGACAAGAGAACTTAGTCGCATGGGCTAGTTCTCTTCTCACAAGCAGGGATGGTCTGGAATCAATCATAGATCCTTCACTTGGGAGCAGCATTGCATTTGACAGTATCGCAAAAGTAGCAGCCATTGCTTCTATGTGCGTTCAGCCTGAGGTGGATCAGCGCCCATTCATGGGGGAAGTGGTTCAAGCTCTGAAGTTGGTATGCAATGAAGGAAGTGAGTTCAACGGATCCACAAGCTTTAGCCAAGATTTGCATATCCAGGATGTTGAGATCATGAGCAGAGCAAGTATGGATATGGACGTTGATCCAGCGCTATCTGCCGAGCTCTTCACTTCATCAGCACGTTATGATGCTATAGATGCCTCGGGTTCTTTTCGAAGATATTCAAGTTCAGGTCCTCTAAGAGTAGGGAGAGCTGGACATAATAAAGAGAGGGGACTGTCAACAGGCAGCTCAAGTGAACACGTTGGGCTACAAAGATCTAGGATTGATTCAGAGTAG